A genomic stretch from Actinomycetota bacterium includes:
- a CDS encoding DUF2892 domain-containing protein: MQQNVGTLDKVGRAAFSVALIAMAWKRQDKPGVLAAVLAGMLLSSVGSGFCPLYKVLKVNTVGKPF; encoded by the coding sequence ATGCAGCAGAACGTCGGCACCCTGGACAAGGTCGGCAGGGCCGCCTTCTCCGTGGCCCTCATCGCCATGGCCTGGAAACGCCAGGACAAGCCCGGCGTCCTGGCGGCTGTCCTCGCCGGGATGCTACTGTCCTCCGTCGGATCGGGCTTCTGCCCCCTCTACAAGGTCCTCAAGGTCAACACCGTGGGCAAACCCTTCTGA
- a CDS encoding tetratricopeptide repeat protein encodes MAIEADEKAISIALFQFATNAVGKVPAMVENMLSLYLINALQKAAGLRVLDLTTPVRDGEVLSLTRTFSVDEVREASQRTGADISLWGALHFTPDGSPLIEGMEVVLVALKAGDEEGARERRFTFDALKGDVRTGTLEIDTAALEDLVEEMLLALVEMVGLAGGRMRLERIGEGLSHSDRAVGYFVYALRIAADPSAKLRFYLKAIAADPGFALPYTNAAQLLLGEGRYGEAMRLLLRAESRLEGGGLEPDVLNLLGVATMHMGMWDEAVKVWERALGLHPEHIETMCNLAAAYAMREMPEEAEEYYGRALAVRGDYPLAWFSLGRLQARGEKYEEAEASMRRYIELCPGDPWAYYILGTSLLKQGKEGEAEFSLGKAVQLDPDGEAGTLARIELQELKS; translated from the coding sequence ATGGCCATCGAGGCGGATGAGAAAGCGATCAGCATAGCGTTGTTCCAGTTCGCGACCAATGCGGTGGGCAAGGTCCCGGCTATGGTCGAGAACATGCTTTCTCTCTACCTCATAAACGCCCTGCAGAAAGCGGCCGGCCTGCGGGTCCTGGACCTCACCACGCCGGTGCGCGACGGCGAAGTCCTCAGCCTCACCCGCACCTTTTCGGTGGATGAGGTCAGGGAGGCCTCACAGCGCACCGGAGCGGACATCTCCCTGTGGGGGGCCCTCCACTTCACCCCGGACGGCAGCCCGCTCATAGAGGGCATGGAGGTCGTGCTGGTGGCACTCAAGGCGGGCGACGAGGAGGGCGCCAGGGAAAGGCGGTTCACCTTCGACGCCCTAAAAGGCGACGTGCGGACGGGGACCCTGGAGATCGACACCGCGGCCCTGGAGGACCTGGTGGAGGAGATGCTTCTGGCCCTGGTGGAGATGGTGGGCCTCGCGGGCGGGAGGATGCGCCTGGAGAGGATAGGCGAGGGGTTGTCCCATTCGGACCGCGCCGTCGGCTACTTCGTCTATGCGCTGCGCATCGCCGCCGACCCCTCAGCCAAGCTGCGTTTTTACCTCAAGGCCATCGCCGCTGACCCCGGCTTCGCCCTGCCCTACACCAACGCCGCCCAGTTGCTGCTGGGGGAAGGCAGGTACGGGGAGGCCATGCGGCTGCTGCTGCGGGCGGAGTCACGTCTCGAGGGCGGCGGGCTGGAGCCGGACGTCCTGAACCTGCTCGGCGTGGCGACCATGCACATGGGCATGTGGGACGAGGCGGTTAAGGTGTGGGAGCGCGCCCTCGGCCTCCACCCCGAACACATCGAGACCATGTGCAACCTGGCGGCCGCCTATGCCATGCGGGAGATGCCCGAGGAGGCGGAGGAGTATTACGGCAGGGCCCTCGCGGTCAGAGGCGACTACCCGCTGGCCTGGTTCTCGCTGGGAAGGCTGCAGGCCAGGGGAGAGAAGTACGAGGAAGCCGAGGCGAGCATGCGCCGCTATATCGAGCTCTGCCCCGGAGACCCCTGGGCCTACTACATCCTGGGGACCAGCCTCCTCAAGCAGGGAAAAGAGGGGGAGGCGGAGTTCTCCCTGGGCAAGGCCGTGCA